GTGCAGGCGCATTGGCGCGGGCAAGCACGCCGACGTGCGCGTCCTGGCCATAGGGGTGAAGGATGTCAAGGAGCGCGCGGAACGCAAAGAGCGCACAGAGATCGGTTTTGAGCAGGTGGAGGAGTTGCAGCGCCTGGCCGCCTTGCGGCCCTTCGAGGGCACATACAGGGTATTCATCGTGGACGGCGCGGAGCGCTTGTCGGCGCCAGCGGCGAACCGTCTGCTGAAGACGCTGGAGGAGCCGCCGCCCCAGGTGCTGCTCATCTTGCTGACGGCGAACGAGCGGGAGCTTCTGCCCACGCTCTTCTCCCGCTGCCAGCCTATCCGGCTGCGGGCGCTGGCGGAGGCGGACGTGCAGGCGGCGCTGCGGGAGCGGGGCATGGCGGACGAGGAGGCCCGGCGCGTCGCGCGGCTGGCTCAGGGACGCATCGGCTGGGCGCTCGCGGTCGCCGCCGACGGGGCGCTGCTCCAGAAGCGGGAGGAGCGGCTGGACCAGGTGTTCGGGCTGACGGAGGCGGATAGAGAGCAACGGTTCGCCTTCGCAACCGAGATGGAGACTCTGTTCAGGCGCAACCGGGAGGAGGGACGGGCAGTCCTGGAGCTGTGGCGGGAGTGGTGGAGGGACCTGTTGCTGTGGAAAACGGGCATGGGCGAGTGGGCGACAAACCTGGACAGGCACACGGCGGCAGAGGCCCAGGCTGCGCGTCTGGAGTTGGGCGAGATCGCCGCGACGTTGCGACGGCTTGACGAGACAGCCGCCGCGCTTGAGGCCAACGTGACGCCCCGCCTGGCCCTGGACGTGCTGATGCTAGCCATGCCCCGCGTGGACGCCGGGACTGCGGGCCAGCAGGTGCGCGCCCCCGAGACAGTCCAGAGCGAGGCCTGATGAGCTTGCGGCGGTGCGTGGGCGATATACTGATGGAAACGTCCGAGGCTGCGTTCATAGTAGCCAGAAAGGGACGGTAGACCTGTGACCCAACCATCCGCGGGCACTCAGCAGAAGGTTGTGGGCGTCCGCTTCAAGAAAGCGGCCAAGATGGCCTATTTCGACCCGGCGGGCCTGGACCTTCGCGCGGGGGACATGGTCGTGGCGGAGACGGCTCGCGGTCTGGAGGTGGGGTGGGTGGCCATCCTCCCTGACCAGGTGTTGTTCAGCGAGCTGAAGGAGCTGCTGAAGCCGGTCGCGCGCAAGGCGACCGCTGAAGACCTGGCCCGGCGGGACGAACTGCAAAAAAAAGCATCCGAGGCCTTTGGCATCTGCAAGTCAAAGGCCTCGGAGATGGGCCTGCCGATGAAGATGCTGGGGGCTGAGTACACCCTTGACGAGTCGCGGCTGACATTCTATTTCACGTCCGATACCCGTGTGGACTTCCGCAGTCTTCTCAAGGAGATCAACACCCGTTTTACGTCCCGGGTGGACCTCCGGCAGGTGGGCGCACGGGACTGCACGAAAGTCATCGGGGGCGTCGGCGTCTGCGGGCGGGAGCTCTGCTGCTCATCCTGGCTGATCGATTTCAATCCCGTCTCGATGAAGATGGCCAAGGAGCAGGGCCTGCCTCTGAATCCGGGCAATCTGGCGGGCGCCTGCGGCAGGCTGCGCTGCTGCCTGCGCTACGAGTACGAGACCTACCGGCAGATCAATCAGCAGTTCCCCAAGATGGGCGAGCGGGTGACGACGCCGCAGGGCGTGGGCGTCGTCGTGGTGGGGCACCCTGTCAAAGAGACCGTCTCCGTCCGTTTCCATGAACAGGACAAAGACACTGTCGTTGAGGTACCCCTGGGCCAGATCAAGCGGAGCAACATGGTGGTCGAGCGGGACGACCGGCCGCTCCGGCCCTGCGGCGGTGGAGGGCCTTGCGCCAAGGCCCCTGAGCAGGGCAAACCGGAGTAGCATTCTGGCGGCGGAGACGTCGCCGTGATACGCTAAGACGCGTGAGTCCCAAGATTAAGGCGGCCCTGGCGCTCGCGGGCGCCGTTGCATTCGTGGCCCTGTCCGTGATGGCGTATGCCTCGCCCGCGCTCCCCGGCGACGTGGCGCTGACGCACCTGGCGCAGGGCTGGCGCCCGTCAGCCCTTGATGGAGTCCTCCGTAGCGTCAGCCTCATCGGGTACGGGCCTGTGGCGCTGGCGATTACGCTCCTGGTGGCGGGGGGCCTGTACGTGGTCGGACGCCGCTGGGACGCCGTGTTCGCCGCGGCTACCCTTCTGGCGGACGCGGCGGGCGTCGTCGTCAAGATGGTCATTGCCCGTCCGCGCCCTGAGACGGCTCTCGTGCAGGACTACGACAAGCTGCTGCCCTTCAGCTTCCCCAGCGGCCACGCCACGCACGCCTTCGCCTTTTACGGCTTCCTGTTTTTCGTCGTCGCGGCGTTGCCGGGCAGCATAGCCTGGCGTCGCGGCGCGCAGGTGGCGCTGGTCCTGCTCATTGCCCTGACCGGACTCTCACGGGTGTACCTGGGCGCGCACTGGCCCAGCGACGTGGCGGGCGGCTTTCTCCTGGGCGCGCTGGCGCTGGGCGGGCTGCTGGCATTGCGCCAGCGGATAGCTGGTTCGCGCGTCAGTTAGAGCGCCGCTCGGGGCTACGCTTGTGCAACCGACCCCCCGACCCTCTCC
Above is a genomic segment from Dehalococcoidia bacterium containing:
- a CDS encoding phosphatase PAP2 family protein, whose amino-acid sequence is MSPKIKAALALAGAVAFVALSVMAYASPALPGDVALTHLAQGWRPSALDGVLRSVSLIGYGPVALAITLLVAGGLYVVGRRWDAVFAAATLLADAAGVVVKMVIARPRPETALVQDYDKLLPFSFPSGHATHAFAFYGFLFFVVAALPGSIAWRRGAQVALVLLIALTGLSRVYLGAHWPSDVAGGFLLGALALGGLLALRQRIAGSRVS
- the ricT gene encoding regulatory iron-sulfur-containing complex subunit RicT, whose protein sequence is MTQPSAGTQQKVVGVRFKKAAKMAYFDPAGLDLRAGDMVVAETARGLEVGWVAILPDQVLFSELKELLKPVARKATAEDLARRDELQKKASEAFGICKSKASEMGLPMKMLGAEYTLDESRLTFYFTSDTRVDFRSLLKEINTRFTSRVDLRQVGARDCTKVIGGVGVCGRELCCSSWLIDFNPVSMKMAKEQGLPLNPGNLAGACGRLRCCLRYEYETYRQINQQFPKMGERVTTPQGVGVVVVGHPVKETVSVRFHEQDKDTVVEVPLGQIKRSNMVVERDDRPLRPCGGGGPCAKAPEQGKPE
- the holB gene encoding DNA polymerase III subunit delta', which encodes MGWGLVGHREAVVQLSRALATGRLAHAYLFVGPKGVGKGTLARALAQAVNCSAAEPPCGECASCRRIGAGKHADVRVLAIGVKDVKERAERKERTEIGFEQVEELQRLAALRPFEGTYRVFIVDGAERLSAPAANRLLKTLEEPPPQVLLILLTANERELLPTLFSRCQPIRLRALAEADVQAALRERGMADEEARRVARLAQGRIGWALAVAADGALLQKREERLDQVFGLTEADREQRFAFATEMETLFRRNREEGRAVLELWREWWRDLLLWKTGMGEWATNLDRHTAAEAQAARLELGEIAATLRRLDETAAALEANVTPRLALDVLMLAMPRVDAGTAGQQVRAPETVQSEA